Proteins co-encoded in one Ignavibacteria bacterium genomic window:
- a CDS encoding tetratricopeptide repeat protein produces MKKNKNLAIFLFFAALVQIYVIYHFYEKSKENDRKEIFVLRSQAFEKLTTGYFDSAVKIYSKILDIDSKDSSAHLFRGLAYQGQKKYDEAIADFNEVLSEDPNKVDAIILLGNLYSEKGDDKKAIEYYLRAEKIEPGNPLVPVYKSAYFLKMKQPDAAITELEKIQKLKPDFESLQAFFGEAYFLKGELEPAKIYLQNATQMSSATSKTWLMLGSVLAISGDKKGGCEAFEKANRSNSKTAADSLKKYCE; encoded by the coding sequence ATGAAGAAAAACAAAAACCTCGCCATTTTTTTATTTTTTGCTGCTCTTGTTCAAATCTATGTCATCTACCATTTTTACGAGAAGAGCAAGGAAAATGACAGAAAGGAAATATTTGTCCTCAGATCACAGGCTTTTGAGAAACTGACCACCGGCTACTTCGACTCGGCTGTGAAAATATATTCCAAAATTCTTGATATCGATTCCAAAGACAGTTCTGCCCACCTCTTCAGAGGACTTGCCTATCAGGGACAGAAAAAATATGACGAGGCAATTGCTGACTTTAATGAGGTGTTGTCGGAGGACCCTAACAAAGTTGATGCCATCATTCTCCTCGGAAATCTCTATTCGGAGAAAGGTGATGATAAAAAAGCGATCGAATACTACCTGAGAGCGGAGAAAATTGAACCGGGCAATCCACTTGTTCCTGTTTACAAATCGGCATATTTCCTGAAAATGAAACAACCTGATGCAGCAATTACTGAACTGGAAAAAATTCAAAAGTTAAAACCCGATTTCGAAAGTCTCCAGGCGTTTTTTGGAGAGGCTTATTTTCTGAAAGGTGAATTGGAACCGGCGAAAATATACCTTCAAAATGCCACTCAGATGAGCAGTGCAACATCAAAAACCTGGCTGATGCTTGGAAGTGTGCTTGCGATAAGTGGAGATAAAAAGGGGGGATGTGAGGCGTTTGAAAAAGCAAACCGCAGCAATTCAAAAACTGCTGCGGATTCGCTCAAAAAATATTGTGAATAA